From the genome of Candidatus Electrothrix communis, one region includes:
- the vapB gene encoding type II toxin-antitoxin system VapB family antitoxin, whose protein sequence is METAKLFTNGRSQAVRLPKEFRFKGKEVFIKKTGAGILLLPKEESVWDTWEQTLLQGGEPILPERNQAKEQQQREGLDELFT, encoded by the coding sequence ATGGAAACAGCAAAGTTATTTACCAACGGTCGGAGTCAGGCTGTCCGCCTGCCCAAGGAATTTCGATTCAAAGGCAAGGAAGTTTTTATAAAAAAGACAGGTGCTGGTATTCTGCTCCTCCCAAAAGAAGAGTCTGTCTGGGACACTTGGGAACAGACCCTGCTTCAGGGCGGGGAACCCATTCTTCCAGAACGGAACCAAGCAAAAGAACAGCAGCAGCGGGAAGGACTGGATGAACTTTTTACTTGA
- a CDS encoding neutral zinc metallopeptidase: MRWQGKRKSDNIEDRRNQRISGAGGFGNSNGILRLLPVAVKFLGFKGTVVVVACLGAYGFFSGNLGNMLAVLGLQQGTSISTSKEPIRETAAEKELVDFVSVVLADTEATWSTLFQQQGKTYQEPRLVLFRDAVKSACGMAESATGPFYCPGDQQVYIDLGFFDQLKNRFKAPGDFAQAYVVAHEIGHHVQKLLGISDKVHSARRKRSEVEGNKLSVLQELQADCFAGVWAYHAGNQDLLEEGDLEEGLAAASAIGDDTLQKQSKGYVSPDSFTHGSSAQRVQWFKIGLASGRMESCNTFSGK; the protein is encoded by the coding sequence ATGCGTTGGCAGGGAAAACGAAAAAGTGACAATATCGAAGACCGACGCAATCAGCGTATTTCCGGGGCCGGAGGTTTCGGTAACAGCAACGGGATATTGCGCCTGTTGCCGGTGGCGGTGAAGTTTCTCGGCTTCAAGGGGACCGTTGTCGTGGTTGCCTGTTTGGGTGCTTACGGTTTCTTTTCAGGAAACCTCGGTAATATGCTGGCCGTCCTTGGTCTCCAGCAAGGAACTTCCATCAGCACGTCCAAGGAACCGATTCGAGAAACTGCGGCAGAAAAAGAACTGGTTGATTTTGTTTCAGTGGTTCTGGCTGATACCGAAGCAACCTGGAGCACCTTATTTCAGCAGCAAGGAAAAACCTATCAGGAACCTCGCCTTGTCTTATTTCGCGATGCGGTGAAATCCGCCTGCGGCATGGCTGAATCCGCCACCGGGCCCTTCTACTGTCCCGGTGACCAACAGGTCTATATCGATCTGGGCTTTTTCGACCAACTGAAAAATCGTTTCAAAGCACCGGGGGATTTTGCTCAGGCCTATGTTGTGGCCCATGAAATCGGCCATCATGTGCAGAAACTCTTGGGCATTTCCGATAAAGTACACTCGGCCCGGAGAAAACGCAGCGAGGTGGAAGGAAACAAGCTTTCGGTTTTGCAGGAATTACAGGCTGATTGCTTTGCAGGTGTCTGGGCCTATCATGCCGGAAACCAGGATCTGCTCGAAGAGGGTGATCTAGAAGAAGGTCTTGCTGCGGCCAGTGCCATTGGTGACGATACCTTGCAGAAGCAAAGCAAAGGATATGTCAGCCCGGATTCCTTTACCCACGGCAGTTCAGCGCAAAGGGTGCAATGGTTTAAAATCGGTTTGGCCAGCGGCAGGATGGAGAGTTGCAACACCTTTAGCGGTAAATAA
- a CDS encoding putative DNA binding domain-containing protein gives MKQSDILSQITLGEDSTRQFKADIKNVESLAAEMAAFANTNGGTIFIGVADDGSTPGLSQKDVSRINQLISNAASQGVRSPLTVETENVASEDGRLIIVLRVPKGIDKPYFDKNGIIWLKTGSDKRRVNSKEELRRLFQVTSQFHADELPTKAGIDKLDKLRFRDFLRDFLRDVYEMEYPDSIEERTRLLQNMNLATDDGNLNLGGLLMFGEQPELIMPQFVVKGIRYPGNEIHASDYMDTEDFVGPLPKIFADVLAFIMRNLHKVQAGRGVNSPGIPEIPKTVFEELLVNALVHRDYLVSAAIRVFIYDNRIEIISPGHLPNNLTVEKIRAGNANIRNPILVSYVAKGLLPYHGLGSGIKRALSAWPDIEFQDDHEGCLFTAIIYRKPLEQLSGSSPAKEE, from the coding sequence ATGAAACAATCAGACATCCTCTCCCAAATCACACTCGGTGAAGACAGCACCCGCCAATTCAAAGCGGACATAAAAAACGTCGAATCCTTAGCCGCTGAGATGGCCGCCTTTGCCAATACTAACGGCGGCACCATCTTTATCGGCGTAGCCGATGACGGCTCCACCCCCGGACTTTCGCAAAAGGATGTGAGCCGAATCAACCAGCTGATCAGCAATGCGGCCAGCCAAGGCGTTCGCAGTCCTTTGACTGTGGAAACGGAGAATGTGGCTTCAGAGGACGGTCGCCTTATAATCGTGTTGCGGGTTCCTAAAGGGATCGACAAGCCCTATTTTGATAAAAACGGCATCATCTGGCTAAAAACTGGTTCAGATAAGCGACGGGTAAACTCCAAGGAAGAACTGCGCAGACTGTTTCAGGTTACCTCACAGTTTCATGCTGACGAACTGCCAACCAAGGCAGGCATCGACAAGCTAGACAAACTCCGTTTCCGAGATTTCCTCCGAGATTTCCTCCGGGATGTCTACGAAATGGAATACCCTGATTCCATCGAAGAACGAACTCGCCTGCTCCAAAATATGAATCTGGCCACCGATGACGGGAATCTTAACCTGGGCGGGCTATTGATGTTTGGCGAGCAGCCAGAATTAATCATGCCCCAGTTTGTGGTCAAAGGAATCCGCTATCCCGGCAATGAAATTCACGCCTCGGACTACATGGACACCGAGGATTTTGTCGGCCCCCTGCCAAAGATCTTTGCCGATGTCCTGGCCTTCATCATGCGCAACCTCCACAAAGTACAGGCCGGGCGCGGAGTAAACTCTCCGGGCATACCGGAAATCCCGAAAACAGTCTTTGAAGAATTACTGGTCAATGCCCTGGTCCATCGGGATTATTTAGTCAGCGCGGCAATCCGTGTGTTTATCTATGATAACCGCATTGAAATCATCAGCCCAGGTCACCTGCCTAATAATCTCACCGTTGAAAAAATCCGTGCTGGCAACGCCAATATCCGCAATCCCATTCTCGTTTCTTACGTTGCCAAAGGGCTGCTGCCGTATCACGGCTTAGGATCGGGGATCAAACGCGCCCTTTCCGCATGGCCGGATATCGAGTTTCAGGATGATCATGAAGGCTGTTTGTTTACAGCAATAATCTATCGGAAGCCCTTAGAACAACTGAGCGGATCAAGCCCAGCAAAGGAAGAGTAA
- the pta gene encoding phosphate acetyltransferase — protein sequence MAESLYIASLEANSNKVIVSLGIMEMLSSRVNRLGFFRPVVAESAERDRHIGLLSGKFQLSLPLDNMAGVTHDQARTWIAAGEERRLLREIVTRFKEAEERCDFLLCEGPDITYLSDAFDYDLSVRIARELGTPALYVSSGYRASQEELLENIQVAEKTFHRLQCPLIGVMVNGVNPEILEESEQLLRDRSVSGISIELLPEVESLARPTMAEIVNVLAAEWFSGPKAGLQRDVRGFKVAAMGPSNFLKYLEKDDLIITPGDRSDIILTTLGAIASSAYPSPVGVLLSGDLVPPPSVVKLLEGLADLSIPIYRVATDTYQTAMDVSVIKGRLRPENERKIARAVGMFESHVDTSALEEKIRLSPSSTMSPLMFEYSLFKRARAAGKHIVLPEGDDDRILRAAEILRLRDVVELTLLGEEERIRDRAATLGLRLEGVRIIDPHTAEQRLEFAETFYRLRKHKGITREMARDTMTDVSYFGTMMVYNNMADGMVSGALHTTAHTIRPAFQFIRTPPDVLLVSSVFLMCMDTRILVYGDCAVNPNPGPDELAEIAVSSAKTAVQFGIEPIIAMLSYSSGESGAGADVDKVREATAIVRKRRPDLLVDGPIQYDAAVDPLTASKKMPDSAVAGRATVLIFPDLNTGNNTYKAVQRSSGAVAIGPVLQGLRKPVNDLSRGCLVPDIINTVAITAIQAQENEE from the coding sequence ATGGCGGAAAGTCTCTATATCGCAAGCTTGGAGGCCAACAGTAATAAGGTGATCGTGTCACTCGGCATTATGGAGATGCTGTCGAGCCGGGTGAACCGCCTTGGGTTTTTTCGACCCGTTGTCGCGGAAAGTGCGGAACGGGATCGTCATATAGGGTTGCTGTCCGGCAAGTTTCAGCTCAGCCTTCCCTTGGACAACATGGCGGGTGTGACCCATGATCAGGCGCGGACGTGGATCGCGGCAGGTGAAGAGCGCCGCCTCTTGCGGGAGATCGTGACCCGCTTCAAGGAAGCCGAGGAACGTTGTGATTTTCTTCTCTGCGAGGGACCGGATATCACCTATCTCTCCGATGCCTTTGATTACGATCTTTCTGTGCGCATCGCCCGTGAACTGGGAACTCCGGCCTTGTACGTGTCGTCAGGCTATCGGGCCTCCCAGGAAGAGCTGCTGGAGAATATCCAGGTCGCGGAAAAGACCTTCCATCGCCTCCAGTGTCCCCTGATCGGCGTGATGGTCAACGGGGTCAATCCAGAGATCCTGGAGGAGAGCGAGCAGTTACTGCGCGATCGCAGTGTTTCCGGGATCAGCATCGAACTGTTGCCTGAAGTGGAAAGCCTAGCCAGACCGACCATGGCCGAAATTGTCAACGTCTTGGCCGCAGAGTGGTTCAGCGGCCCGAAAGCCGGGTTGCAGCGTGACGTGCGCGGCTTCAAGGTCGCCGCCATGGGACCGTCCAATTTTCTTAAATACCTTGAAAAGGACGATCTGATCATCACCCCCGGCGACCGTTCGGACATCATCCTGACCACTTTAGGGGCTATCGCCTCCAGTGCCTATCCCTCACCGGTCGGCGTGTTGCTCAGCGGCGATCTGGTTCCTCCCCCCTCGGTTGTCAAACTGCTGGAAGGGCTTGCTGACCTCTCCATTCCCATCTACCGGGTAGCCACTGATACCTATCAAACGGCCATGGACGTGAGCGTGATCAAGGGTCGCCTCCGACCAGAGAACGAGCGGAAAATCGCGCGGGCCGTGGGCATGTTCGAGAGCCATGTGGACACCTCGGCTCTGGAGGAAAAAATTCGTCTCAGCCCATCCAGCACCATGTCGCCGCTTATGTTTGAGTACTCGCTTTTTAAGCGGGCAAGGGCGGCTGGCAAACATATCGTCCTGCCGGAAGGGGATGATGACCGAATTCTGCGGGCTGCGGAAATTCTGCGCCTGCGGGACGTGGTCGAACTGACTCTCCTGGGGGAGGAGGAGCGGATTCGCGACCGGGCCGCGACTTTGGGATTACGGCTTGAAGGGGTGCGGATCATTGACCCGCATACTGCGGAGCAACGGCTGGAATTCGCCGAAACCTTTTACCGGTTGCGCAAACACAAGGGCATCACCCGTGAAATGGCGCGGGACACCATGACCGATGTCAGTTATTTCGGCACCATGATGGTGTACAACAACATGGCAGACGGCATGGTCTCCGGGGCGCTGCATACCACCGCCCACACCATCCGGCCCGCGTTCCAGTTTATTCGGACTCCGCCCGATGTCCTGCTCGTCTCCTCGGTCTTTCTCATGTGCATGGACACCCGAATCTTGGTCTATGGCGACTGCGCGGTCAATCCCAATCCCGGCCCTGATGAACTTGCCGAGATCGCCGTCAGTTCAGCGAAAACCGCTGTCCAGTTCGGGATTGAACCGATTATCGCCATGCTCTCCTATTCCAGCGGCGAATCCGGGGCCGGAGCCGATGTGGACAAGGTCAGGGAGGCAACAGCGATTGTCAGAAAACGCAGACCCGATCTCTTGGTGGACGGGCCGATCCAATATGACGCAGCTGTTGATCCGTTGACGGCGAGCAAAAAAATGCCTGACAGCGCAGTGGCGGGCCGGGCCACTGTTCTTATTTTTCCGGATCTCAACACCGGCAACAACACCTACAAGGCCGTGCAACGGTCATCCGGCGCCGTCGCCATCGGCCCGGTTCTGCAGGGACTGCGTAAACCGGTGAACGACCTCAGTCGGGGCTGCCTCGTTCCGGACATCATCAACACCGTGGCCATTACCGCCATCCAGGCTCAAGAGAATGAAGAATGA
- a CDS encoding ATP-binding protein, whose protein sequence is MDKLRFRDFLWDVYEMEYPDSIEERTRLLQNMNLTTDDGNLNLGGLLMFGEQPELIMPQFVVKGIRYPGNEIHASDYLDTEDFVGPLPKIFADVLAFIMRNLHKVQAGRGVNSPGIPEVPKTVFEELLVNALVHRDYLVSAAIRVFIYDNRIEIISPGHLPNNLTVEKIRAGNANIRNPILVSYVAKGLLPYHGLGSGIKRALAAWPDIAFQDDHEGCLFTATVYRKPLEKS, encoded by the coding sequence GTGGACAAGCTCCGTTTCCGAGATTTTCTCTGGGATGTCTACGAAATGGAATACCCTGATTCCATCGAAGAACGAACTCGCCTGCTCCAAAATATGAACCTAACCACCGATGACGGGAACCTCAATCTGGGTGGGCTCCTGATGTTTGGCGAACAGCCGGAATTGATCATGCCTCAGTTTGTCGTCAAAGGAATCCGCTATCCCGGTAATGAGATTCACGCCTCGGATTATCTGGACACCGAGGATTTTGTCGGCCCCCTGCCAAAGATTTTTGCCGATGTCCTGGCCTTTATCATGCGCAACCTCCATAAAGTCCAGGCCGGGCGCGGGGTGAATTCTCCAGGCATACCAGAGGTGCCGAAAACAGTCTTTGAAGAGTTACTGGTCAATGCCCTGGTCCATCGAGATTATTTAGTCAGCGCGGCCATCCGGGTGTTTATCTATGACAACCGCATTGAAATCATCAGCCCAGGTCACCTGCCCAATAATCTGACCGTTGAAAAAATCCGTGCTGGCAACGCCAATATCCGCAATCCCATTCTCGTTTCTTACGTTGCCAAAGGGCTGCTGCCGTATCACGGCTTAGGATCGGGGATAAAACGTGCCCTTGCCGCATGGCCGGATATTGCATTTCAGGATGATCATGAGGGCTGTCTTTTCACGGCAACGGTTTATCGAAAACCGTTAGAGAAAAGCTGA
- a CDS encoding AAA family ATPase, which translates to MKIAISGKGGVGKTTIMALLAGELKKQGQKVLVIDADPSPHMAETLGIRDAKKVKPIAEMGALLAERAGKSQGSPFYNLNPEVNDLLRDFMLEQDGIRLMILGAVQTAEGGCACPENHVLRKMLKKMLLTAEETVLLDMEAGVEHLGRGTVAGADCLLIVTIPSRSGIRTALKIKKMADDVGIPRVYFVGNLVQDQDDENFLERELGERPIVFFPVSNAVRRAERAEQAIITISEGLNDAPGQLVDSLLSKG; encoded by the coding sequence ATGAAAATAGCAATCAGCGGTAAAGGCGGGGTCGGCAAGACAACCATCATGGCCCTGTTGGCCGGAGAACTGAAAAAACAGGGGCAAAAGGTCTTGGTAATTGATGCCGATCCCAGTCCGCATATGGCTGAAACCTTAGGAATCAGAGATGCAAAGAAGGTCAAGCCCATTGCCGAGATGGGTGCCTTGCTGGCAGAACGTGCCGGTAAAAGCCAAGGTTCCCCTTTCTACAACCTCAATCCAGAGGTCAATGACCTGCTCCGGGATTTCATGCTAGAACAAGACGGAATTCGCCTGATGATTCTTGGTGCGGTCCAGACAGCAGAAGGCGGATGTGCCTGCCCGGAAAACCATGTGCTCCGCAAGATGCTCAAAAAAATGCTCCTCACCGCTGAGGAAACTGTTCTGTTGGACATGGAAGCCGGGGTGGAACATCTGGGCCGAGGCACAGTGGCAGGGGCAGATTGCCTCCTGATCGTGACCATTCCCTCCAGATCCGGCATCCGCACGGCCCTGAAAATCAAAAAAATGGCTGATGATGTGGGTATACCTCGGGTCTATTTTGTCGGCAATCTGGTTCAGGATCAGGACGATGAAAATTTTCTAGAACGAGAGCTCGGAGAACGGCCTATTGTTTTCTTCCCGGTCTCCAACGCAGTGCGCCGAGCTGAACGGGCTGAACAGGCCATAATAACGATCAGTGAGGGTTTAAACGATGCACCGGGACAACTTGTGGATAGCCTGCTGTCCAAAGGATGA
- a CDS encoding acetate kinase, with protein MKILVVNSGSSSLKFQLFKVPNLRVLDLRVLAVGLIEQINEKNSSAHLQCFDGDGDRKEEIERGEAVGDHSEAVRMMQEMLCESGMMCDFDELAAIGHRVVHGGELFHDPTLITGKVIQGIEELIPLAPLHNPANLIGIREAARHAGDIPQVAVFDTAFHRTIPPHAYLYALPYELYERKKVRRYGFHGISHGYVSGRAAEYLDRPLAQLNIITLHLGNGVSAAAIKGGRCVDTSMGMTPLEGLIMGTRCGDLDPAILFYLGRETGMSMADLDNLLNKESGLKGICGRSDMRTITEMAEQGDEQAGLALTMFCYRLKKYIGAYLAVLGRVDCIVFTGGIGENSPVVRRLCCEGLEAAGIVLDEQGNLEKLDGINPVHSPESRVALLVVATDEEREIASQTLRVISRVINGG; from the coding sequence ATGAAAATTTTGGTTGTAAATTCCGGTTCCTCCTCCCTCAAGTTCCAGCTCTTCAAGGTGCCGAACCTGCGGGTTCTGGATCTACGGGTTCTTGCCGTCGGCCTGATTGAACAGATCAACGAGAAGAACAGTTCCGCCCATCTCCAGTGTTTTGACGGCGACGGCGACCGGAAGGAAGAAATTGAGCGCGGGGAAGCAGTTGGTGACCATAGCGAGGCCGTCAGGATGATGCAGGAAATGCTGTGTGAAAGCGGCATGATGTGTGATTTCGACGAGCTTGCTGCTATTGGCCACCGGGTGGTGCATGGTGGAGAGCTGTTTCACGATCCCACCCTGATCACCGGCAAGGTGATCCAGGGCATTGAAGAACTGATTCCCTTGGCACCGCTCCACAATCCCGCCAACCTAATTGGCATCAGGGAGGCTGCGCGACATGCGGGCGACATTCCCCAGGTAGCAGTGTTTGATACCGCCTTTCACCGCACCATCCCGCCGCACGCCTATTTGTATGCTCTGCCCTATGAGTTGTATGAAAGGAAAAAGGTGCGGCGTTACGGCTTCCACGGCATCTCGCACGGATATGTGTCTGGACGGGCGGCGGAATACTTAGACCGACCGCTTGCGCAACTCAATATCATCACCCTGCATCTCGGCAACGGAGTGAGCGCCGCCGCCATCAAGGGCGGGCGATGCGTGGACACCTCCATGGGTATGACGCCGCTGGAGGGGCTGATCATGGGAACCCGTTGCGGTGACCTGGATCCGGCAATTCTCTTTTACCTGGGCCGGGAAACCGGCATGAGCATGGCCGACCTGGATAACCTGCTCAACAAAGAGAGCGGACTGAAGGGCATCTGCGGCCGGAGTGATATGCGAACTATCACTGAAATGGCCGAACAGGGGGATGAACAGGCCGGGCTCGCCCTGACCATGTTCTGCTACCGGCTGAAAAAGTACATCGGCGCCTACTTGGCGGTGCTGGGCCGGGTGGACTGTATTGTCTTTACCGGCGGTATCGGTGAAAACAGTCCCGTTGTCCGCAGGCTGTGCTGCGAGGGCCTTGAGGCGGCGGGTATTGTTCTGGATGAACAGGGCAATCTGGAGAAACTGGACGGAATTAATCCTGTCCACAGCCCGGAGAGCCGGGTCGCCCTCCTAGTTGTCGCCACCGATGAAGAGCGGGAAATTGCCAGTCAGACCCTGCGGGTGATCAGCAGAGTCATCAATGGCGGGTAA
- a CDS encoding Bax inhibitor-1/YccA family protein: METKYASTTAVSAKARQEASTIFLAKVFNWMAVGLALTGIIAWFSATSGLTLSIARSPLYLFLIFAELGLVIYLSARIEKIQAATATALFIGYAALNGLTMSVIFLRYTGSSIASTFMITAGMFGAMAVYGMVTKRDLSGMGSFMFMGLIGIIIASVVNMFLGSSTLHLAISGIGVLVFVGLTAYDVQRIKAMGEQGIMTQGEGTVRKGAILGALALYLDFINLFWMLLTFFGGARD, from the coding sequence ATGGAAACAAAGTATGCGAGCACTACCGCAGTGAGTGCCAAGGCCCGGCAGGAGGCTTCAACAATTTTCCTGGCCAAGGTTTTTAACTGGATGGCGGTTGGACTGGCACTGACCGGTATTATTGCCTGGTTTTCCGCCACCAGCGGCTTGACGCTTTCTATTGCCAGGTCACCGCTGTACCTTTTTTTGATATTTGCTGAACTCGGCCTGGTTATTTATCTTTCCGCCCGGATTGAGAAGATACAGGCCGCCACTGCAACAGCCTTGTTTATAGGATATGCGGCCTTGAACGGATTAACCATGTCCGTTATCTTTCTCAGATACACTGGCTCGTCTATTGCAAGTACCTTTATGATTACAGCGGGGATGTTCGGCGCTATGGCGGTCTACGGCATGGTCACCAAGAGAGATCTTTCCGGCATGGGATCTTTTATGTTCATGGGGCTGATCGGCATTATTATCGCCTCGGTGGTTAACATGTTTTTAGGGAGCTCAACCCTGCATCTGGCAATATCCGGCATCGGTGTGCTGGTTTTTGTTGGCCTGACAGCCTATGATGTCCAGAGGATTAAGGCAATGGGTGAGCAGGGAATCATGACCCAGGGAGAGGGGACGGTTCGAAAGGGAGCAATTCTTGGTGCCTTAGCCCTGTACCTTGATTTCATCAATCTCTTCTGGATGCTGCTTACCTTTTTCGGGGGCGCACGCGACTAA
- a CDS encoding UbiX family flavin prenyltransferase has protein sequence MAGKTRNFTLNRKKMTATTNERPRPRRIILAITGATGMLYVTALLDLLADQEVEVDAIISDSGRKVLRLEQDMAPEDLPAVSRWFAASDFTAPPASGSARYDAMIILPCTVGTLGAIASGFSGNLIHRAADVTLKERRPLILAVRETPLNRTHLTNMLTLHDAGATICPPMPSFYLHPPDLQAMARQFAGRICDQIGLHLKDLPRWQGI, from the coding sequence ATGGCGGGTAAAACACGAAACTTTACGCTGAACAGAAAAAAAATGACTGCTACAACCAACGAAAGGCCCCGCCCACGCCGCATCATCCTCGCCATAACCGGAGCCACCGGCATGCTCTATGTTACGGCCCTGCTTGACCTGCTGGCCGACCAGGAGGTGGAGGTGGACGCAATCATCTCCGATTCCGGCAGAAAGGTACTCCGGCTGGAACAGGACATGGCCCCGGAAGACCTGCCCGCTGTCAGCCGCTGGTTCGCCGCAAGCGACTTCACAGCCCCGCCAGCCTCGGGCTCAGCCCGTTATGATGCCATGATCATCCTGCCCTGCACAGTCGGCACCCTCGGAGCCATTGCCAGCGGCTTTTCCGGCAACCTGATCCACCGGGCTGCGGACGTTACCCTCAAAGAACGGCGACCCTTAATCCTCGCGGTCCGGGAGACCCCGCTCAACCGCACCCACCTTACAAATATGCTGACCCTGCATGATGCCGGGGCAACCATCTGCCCGCCCATGCCCTCGTTTTATCTTCACCCTCCTGATCTCCAGGCAATGGCCCGCCAATTTGCCGGGCGGATCTGTGACCAAATCGGCCTCCACCTGAAAGACCTGCCCCGCTGGCAGGGTATTTAA